A part of Pectobacterium cacticida genomic DNA contains:
- the glrR gene encoding two-component system response regulator GlrR codes for MTARKTASLLLVDDDPSLLKLLGMRLTSEGFSVNTAQSGQEALRLLTRETFDLVISDLRMDEMDGMALFAEIQRYQPGMPVIILTAHGSIPDAVAATQQGVFSFLTKPVDRDALYKAIDDALALSAPTSDETWREAIVTRSPIMLRLLEQARMVAQSDVSVLINGQSGTGKEVLARAIHAASPRAKNAFIAINCGALPEPLLESELFGHAKGAFTGAVSSREGLFQAAEGGTLFLDEIGDMPLSLQVKLLRVLQERKVRPLGSNRDLDIDVRIISATHRDLPKAMARNEFREDLYYRLNVVNIKLPALHERAEDIPLLANHLLRESANRHKPFVRAFSTDALKRLMTASWPGNVRQLVNVIEQCVALTSAPVISDALVEQALEGENTALPTFVEARHQFELNYLRKLLQIAKGNVTQAARMAGRNRTEFYKLLGRHELDANDFKD; via the coding sequence ATGACGGCCCGAAAAACGGCGAGTTTGTTGCTCGTGGATGACGACCCCAGCCTGCTAAAACTCTTGGGTATGCGGTTGACCAGCGAAGGGTTTAGCGTTAACACGGCGCAAAGTGGTCAGGAGGCGCTACGGCTGTTAACGCGCGAGACGTTCGATCTGGTGATCAGCGATCTTCGGATGGATGAAATGGATGGCATGGCGCTGTTTGCCGAAATTCAACGCTATCAACCGGGGATGCCAGTGATCATTTTAACCGCACACGGTTCTATCCCCGATGCTGTCGCCGCGACACAGCAAGGCGTATTCAGCTTTCTGACAAAGCCCGTTGACCGCGATGCGCTTTACAAGGCGATAGATGACGCGTTGGCATTGTCCGCACCGACGAGTGATGAAACATGGCGCGAAGCCATCGTCACACGCAGCCCTATCATGTTGCGTCTGTTGGAACAGGCCAGAATGGTCGCACAATCGGACGTCAGCGTACTGATTAATGGTCAGAGCGGAACCGGGAAAGAGGTGTTAGCTCGGGCAATTCATGCAGCGAGTCCGCGAGCGAAAAACGCCTTTATCGCTATTAACTGTGGCGCACTGCCGGAACCACTATTGGAGTCGGAGTTGTTTGGTCACGCGAAAGGCGCTTTTACCGGGGCGGTCAGTAGTCGCGAGGGGCTCTTTCAGGCTGCGGAAGGCGGTACGCTATTTTTAGATGAAATTGGCGATATGCCGCTGTCGTTGCAGGTTAAGCTGCTGCGTGTTTTGCAGGAACGAAAAGTTCGCCCGCTGGGTAGCAACCGCGATCTGGACATTGATGTCAGGATAATCTCTGCCACGCACCGTGATTTGCCGAAGGCGATGGCGCGCAATGAATTTCGCGAGGATCTGTATTATCGGCTCAATGTGGTAAATATAAAGTTGCCGGCGCTGCATGAACGCGCCGAAGATATTCCACTGTTGGCGAATCATTTGCTGCGTGAATCGGCCAATCGCCATAAGCCTTTTGTCCGCGCCTTTTCAACCGATGCGCTAAAACGCTTGATGACGGCAAGCTGGCCGGGTAACGTGCGTCAACTGGTCAATGTCATCGAACAGTGTGTGGCATTGACCAGCGCGCCGGTGATTAGCGATGCGCTGGTTGAACAAGCGCTCGAAGGTGAAAATACCGCGTTGCCGACCTTTGTCGAGGCTCGCCATCAGTTTGAACTTAACTATTTGCGAAAATTATTGCAGATCGCTAAAGGTAATGTCACGCAGGCGGCCCGAATGGCCGGGCGTAATCGAACTGAATTTTATAAACT
- the tadA gene encoding tRNA adenosine(34) deaminase TadA: MKRGCVSSLHNDEYWMRYALALARRAQDEGEVPVGAVLVLGDEVIGEGWNRPIGHHDPTAHAEIMALRQGGAVLQNYRLLETTLYVTLEPCIMCAGAMIHSRISRLVYGASDEKTGAAGSLVDILRHPGMNHQVAIESGILAGECAEMLSTFFRLRREQHKARRAAEKEAARR, from the coding sequence ATGAAGCGAGGGTGTGTGAGTAGCCTGCATAACGATGAATACTGGATGCGCTATGCATTGGCGCTGGCTCGGCGTGCCCAAGATGAAGGCGAAGTGCCGGTTGGCGCGGTGTTGGTGCTGGGGGATGAGGTTATTGGTGAGGGGTGGAACCGGCCAATAGGCCATCACGATCCAACCGCACATGCTGAGATTATGGCGCTACGACAAGGGGGGGCGGTGCTACAAAATTACCGTCTGCTGGAGACGACGCTGTATGTCACGCTGGAACCGTGCATTATGTGCGCAGGCGCAATGATACATAGTCGTATCAGCCGTCTGGTATACGGCGCGTCGGATGAGAAAACGGGCGCGGCGGGTTCGTTGGTAGACATCTTACGCCATCCCGGTATGAATCATCAGGTTGCGATTGAATCCGGCATTCTGGCGGGGGAATGCGCTGAGATGTTGAGCACGTTTTTTCGTCTGCGCCGAGAACAGCATAAAGCGCGTCGCGCGGCTGAGAAAGAAGCAGCACGGCGATAG
- the qseG gene encoding two-component system QseEF-associated lipoprotein QseG yields MNAGLLKGWLANSVFPRVLTAVLVSSPFILAACHSHAQYGTTLSGTGAAAPQEQVADFRIAPCDHLWQIDDSESMNNALYWLRAMACAGRLTPFHAREQARQVAGNGWEHVFKQGILLDNAGITQAERHQVLEQINVYRHAFPAALRPLVDTWSDRQTLFLALSDERLRYKRLQESSDKQLEALRIQQDHLQDQLEKTTRKLENLTDIERQLSSRKSMSGELPEDANERHTGANTPGADVKRSDPGGSATSSSNIPVDAESVTLPEPDKSATKKESTRP; encoded by the coding sequence ATGAATGCAGGATTATTAAAGGGATGGCTTGCCAATAGCGTTTTTCCTCGCGTTTTGACTGCGGTGCTAGTCTCGTCGCCATTTATTTTGGCGGCATGTCATAGTCATGCGCAATACGGTACTACGCTGTCGGGGACAGGCGCTGCCGCGCCACAAGAGCAGGTCGCTGATTTTCGTATCGCGCCATGCGACCATCTGTGGCAGATAGACGATAGTGAATCGATGAACAACGCACTTTACTGGCTGCGTGCGATGGCGTGTGCAGGGCGGCTCACGCCATTCCATGCCCGCGAGCAAGCGCGTCAGGTCGCAGGCAATGGCTGGGAACATGTGTTTAAGCAAGGCATCCTGCTGGATAATGCAGGAATTACGCAGGCCGAACGGCATCAAGTTTTGGAACAGATTAATGTATACCGTCATGCCTTTCCCGCAGCGTTGCGCCCGCTGGTGGATACCTGGAGCGATAGACAAACGCTATTTCTCGCGCTATCGGATGAACGACTGCGCTATAAACGTTTACAAGAGTCCAGCGACAAACAGCTAGAGGCGTTACGTATTCAGCAAGATCATTTGCAAGACCAATTGGAAAAGACCACGCGGAAACTGGAAAATCTGACGGATATTGAACGTCAACTGTCGTCGCGTAAATCCATGTCAGGAGAATTGCCGGAGGATGCTAATGAACGTCACACTGGTGCTAATACGCCGGGCGCCGACGTGAAGAGAAGCGATCCAGGTGGTTCAGCGACAAGTTCAAGCAACATCCCCGTAGATGCGGAAAGTGTCACTCTCCCTGAGCCGGATAAATCGGCGACGAAGAAGGAATCGACAAGACCATGA
- the mltF gene encoding membrane-bound lytic murein transglycosylase MltF — translation MKPLKLNYFFIGIITLLLALALWPNIPWRSNQDVHLRQILSRGELRISTVNSPLTYTISNGSPTGLDYELAKRFADYLGVKLVVSSRKNLDELFDDLDSDEADLLAAGLIYNHERMGRFRAGPTYYSISQQIVYRLGAPRPKTLDNLQGRLVVTSGSAHAATLRDLKAKKYPQLMWESASDQSTQELLKHVADGKLDYTLGDSVTIGLMQRIHPQLAVAFDLSDEEPVTWYMRRSHDDSLSAALLDFFSQIVEDGTLARLEEKYLGHVGEFDYVDTTTFLKAIDETLPDLRPLFKKYAIDIDWKLLAAISYQESHWNPLATSPTGVRGLMMLTRNTAESLNVTDRIDPEQSIRGGAQYLMHMMQKMPDTIPDDEKIWFALASYNMGYAHLLDARKLTEKQKGNPDSWADVKMRLPMLSQKRYYTQTTYGYARGHEAYDYVENIRRYWVSLEGYLKEKDAKAQQQNHIAQGYPAVPFPDLPE, via the coding sequence TTGAAACCTTTAAAATTAAATTATTTTTTCATCGGGATTATCACGTTACTACTGGCGTTGGCGCTATGGCCTAATATTCCCTGGCGCAGCAATCAGGATGTCCACCTCAGGCAGATCCTCTCACGCGGTGAGTTGCGTATCAGCACGGTAAACTCACCGCTAACGTACACAATAAGTAATGGGTCCCCGACCGGACTGGATTATGAACTGGCTAAACGTTTCGCTGATTATCTCGGCGTCAAGCTGGTGGTGTCGTCGCGTAAAAATCTTGACGAATTGTTCGACGATCTGGATAGCGACGAGGCAGACTTGCTCGCCGCCGGATTGATTTATAATCATGAGCGTATGGGGCGCTTCCGCGCTGGCCCGACCTACTATTCCATTTCGCAACAGATAGTCTACCGCCTCGGCGCGCCGCGCCCGAAAACGCTGGATAACCTGCAAGGTCGACTCGTTGTCACTTCAGGTTCCGCTCATGCGGCGACCTTGCGCGATCTTAAAGCCAAGAAATATCCGCAATTAATGTGGGAATCGGCCTCCGATCAGAGCACGCAGGAACTACTGAAACACGTTGCCGATGGCAAACTGGATTACACGCTGGGCGATTCGGTCACCATTGGCTTGATGCAGCGTATTCATCCGCAGCTTGCCGTCGCCTTCGATCTTAGTGATGAAGAACCGGTGACCTGGTATATGCGTCGTTCACACGATGACAGCTTATCAGCGGCGCTGTTAGATTTCTTCAGCCAAATTGTCGAAGACGGTACGCTTGCGCGCTTGGAGGAGAAATATCTCGGCCACGTCGGTGAATTTGACTATGTCGATACCACGACGTTCCTGAAAGCCATTGATGAAACGCTGCCGGATCTGCGCCCATTGTTTAAAAAATACGCCATCGACATCGACTGGAAGTTGCTGGCCGCCATCTCTTATCAGGAATCACACTGGAACCCGTTAGCGACCTCACCGACCGGCGTGCGTGGACTCATGATGCTCACCCGCAATACCGCTGAAAGTCTGAATGTGACCGATCGCATCGACCCGGAGCAAAGCATTCGCGGCGGGGCGCAATACCTCATGCATATGATGCAAAAGATGCCGGACACCATCCCGGATGATGAGAAAATTTGGTTTGCGTTGGCGTCCTATAATATGGGGTACGCGCATCTGCTTGATGCGCGTAAATTGACCGAAAAACAAAAAGGGAACCCCGACAGTTGGGCGGATGTCAAAATGCGGCTGCCCATGCTAAGCCAAAAGCGTTATTACACCCAAACCACTTATGGCTACGCGCGCGGACACGAAGCTTATGATTATGTGGAAAACATCCGACGTTATTGGGTGAGTCTGGAAGGTTATCTGAAAGAAAAAGACGCCAAAGCACAACAGCAGAACCACATTGCGCAAGGCTATCCGGCCGTCCCGTTCCCCGATCTGCCAGAATAA
- the purL gene encoding phosphoribosylformylglycinamidine synthase: protein MEILRGSPALSAFRINKLLARCKEHVLPVSDIYAEYVHFADVSAPLTNDEQAKLTRLLKYGPSLVEHEPQGRLILVTPRPGTISPWSSKATDIAHNCGLSKVLRLERGLAFYIHAPTLCEEQWQQLGALLHDRMMESVFSEMSQAEALFSQHQPTPLTCIDILQQGRQALEEANLRLGLALADDEIDYLLDAFTKLGRNPNDIELYMFAQANSEHCRHKIFNADWVIDGVTQPKSLFKMIKNTFEHTPDHVLSAYKDNAAVMEGSTVGRFYTNADGHYAYHQEDAHILMKVETHNHPTAISPWPGAATGSGGEIRDEGATGRGSKPKAGLVGFSVSNLRIPGFIQPWEEEFGKPDRIVSALDIMTDGPLGGAAFNNEFGRPALTGYFRTYEERVDSHNGIELRGYHKPIMLAGGIGNIRADHVKKGEISVGAKLIVLGGPSMNIGLGGGAASSMASGQSDADLDFASVQRDNPEMERRCQEVIDRCWQLGEANPILFIHDVGAGGLSNAMPELVSDGGRGGRFELRDILNDEPGMSPLEVWCNESQERYVLAVAPEQLALFDDICRRERAPYAVIGEATEELHLTMNDRHFNNKPIDLPLDVLLGKTPKMLRDVERKQVEGTPLQRDDIYLAEAVERVLHLPVVAEKTFLITIGDRSVTGMVARDQMVGPWQVPVADCAVTTASLDSYYGEAMSIGERAPVALRNFAASARLAVGEALTNIAATHIGPLTRVKLSANWMAAAGHPGEDAGLYDAVKAVGEELCPALGLTIPVGKDSMSMKTRWQEDGEDRSVTSPLSLVISAFARVEDVRNTVTPQLRTGQDNALLLIDLGAGNKALGATALAQVYRQLGRKTADVRSPEQLAGFFNAMQELVAAKALLAYHDRSDGGLLVTLAEMAFAGHCGVTVDIASQGEDTLATLFNEELGAVIQITAERRAEVEAILALHGLADCVHYLGYAEEGSRFTINKGAEAVYQESRSTLRRWWGETSWQMQRLRDNPQCADQEHIARQDDNDPGLNVSLTFDPQEDVAAPYIAKNSRPKVAVLREQGVNSHVEMAAAFHRAGFDAIDIHMSDLLENRRNLQDFQALVACGGFSYGDVLGAGEGWAKSILFNARVRDEFAEFFLRPQTLALGVCNGCQMMSNLRELIPGADLWPRFVRNKSDRFEARFSLVEVEKSPSLFMNDMAGSHMPIVVSHGEGRVEVRDDAHLAALEEQGLVALRYISHYGQITENYPANPNGSPNGITAVTSTNGRVTIMMPHPERVFRTVSHSWHPEEWGEDGPWMRMFRNARRQLG, encoded by the coding sequence ATGGAAATACTGCGTGGTTCACCTGCTTTATCGGCATTCCGTATTAATAAACTGCTGGCCCGCTGTAAAGAGCATGTTTTGCCCGTCAGCGATATCTATGCTGAATACGTCCATTTCGCCGATGTTAGCGCCCCGCTGACCAATGATGAACAGGCGAAACTGACGCGTTTATTGAAGTATGGCCCCTCTCTCGTTGAACACGAACCGCAAGGGCGTCTGATATTGGTCACGCCGCGTCCCGGTACGATTTCTCCGTGGTCTTCCAAAGCCACCGATATTGCCCATAACTGTGGATTAAGCAAAGTGCTGCGTCTGGAGCGCGGTCTGGCTTTCTATATTCATGCGCCAACGCTATGTGAAGAACAGTGGCAGCAGCTAGGGGCACTGCTGCATGACCGCATGATGGAAAGCGTATTTAGTGAGATGAGTCAGGCTGAGGCGCTGTTCTCTCAGCATCAACCCACGCCACTTACCTGCATCGACATTCTGCAGCAGGGCCGTCAGGCGCTGGAAGAGGCCAACCTGCGTCTCGGGCTGGCACTGGCGGATGATGAAATTGATTATCTGCTCGACGCTTTCACCAAACTGGGGCGTAATCCCAACGATATCGAACTGTATATGTTCGCACAGGCGAATTCTGAGCACTGTCGCCACAAAATTTTTAATGCGGATTGGGTGATTGATGGCGTAACGCAGCCAAAATCGCTGTTTAAAATGATCAAGAATACGTTTGAACATACGCCCGATCACGTTCTCTCTGCGTATAAAGACAATGCGGCGGTGATGGAAGGTTCCACCGTGGGGCGTTTTTATACCAATGCCGATGGGCACTATGCCTACCATCAGGAAGACGCGCATATTCTGATGAAGGTTGAAACGCATAACCATCCAACCGCTATTTCGCCGTGGCCGGGTGCGGCAACGGGATCCGGTGGTGAAATTCGTGATGAAGGCGCGACGGGGCGTGGCTCTAAACCGAAAGCCGGTTTGGTGGGCTTTTCTGTATCGAACCTGCGCATTCCTGGCTTTATTCAGCCATGGGAAGAAGAATTCGGTAAACCCGATCGGATTGTCTCTGCGCTGGATATCATGACTGATGGTCCACTGGGCGGCGCGGCGTTCAACAACGAATTTGGCCGTCCCGCACTGACCGGCTATTTTCGGACTTATGAAGAGCGTGTCGATAGCCACAATGGTATAGAACTGCGTGGCTACCATAAGCCGATCATGCTGGCGGGCGGCATCGGTAATATTCGTGCCGATCACGTCAAAAAAGGTGAAATCAGCGTTGGGGCGAAACTGATTGTGTTGGGCGGCCCGTCGATGAATATCGGATTAGGCGGCGGCGCAGCTTCGTCTATGGCATCCGGTCAGTCCGATGCGGATCTGGATTTTGCCTCGGTACAGCGCGATAACCCGGAAATGGAGCGACGTTGTCAGGAAGTGATTGACCGTTGTTGGCAGTTGGGTGAAGCCAACCCGATTTTGTTTATTCACGATGTCGGCGCGGGCGGTTTGTCGAATGCCATGCCGGAACTGGTGAGCGACGGTGGCCGCGGTGGGCGTTTTGAACTACGCGACATTCTGAATGACGAACCGGGCATGAGCCCGCTCGAGGTCTGGTGTAACGAATCGCAGGAACGTTACGTTCTGGCCGTGGCGCCAGAACAACTGGCTCTGTTTGATGACATTTGCCGCCGTGAACGCGCGCCTTACGCGGTGATTGGGGAAGCGACGGAAGAACTGCATCTGACGATGAACGATCGCCACTTCAACAATAAGCCCATCGATCTACCGCTGGATGTGCTGCTGGGTAAAACGCCGAAGATGCTGCGTGACGTTGAACGTAAGCAGGTTGAGGGGACGCCGTTACAACGCGACGATATCTATCTGGCAGAGGCAGTCGAGCGCGTGCTGCACCTGCCTGTGGTCGCCGAAAAAACCTTCCTGATCACGATTGGCGACCGTTCGGTTACCGGCATGGTGGCGCGCGATCAAATGGTTGGGCCGTGGCAGGTGCCGGTGGCCGACTGCGCGGTGACCACCGCTAGCCTCGACAGCTATTACGGCGAGGCGATGTCTATCGGCGAACGTGCGCCAGTCGCATTGCGTAATTTTGCGGCCTCCGCCCGGCTGGCCGTGGGCGAGGCGCTGACGAATATTGCCGCGACGCACATTGGTCCGCTAACTCGCGTGAAGCTGTCAGCGAACTGGATGGCGGCGGCCGGGCACCCAGGTGAAGATGCCGGGCTGTACGATGCGGTGAAAGCGGTGGGCGAGGAGTTGTGTCCGGCGCTGGGTTTGACGATCCCGGTAGGGAAAGACTCCATGTCGATGAAAACCCGTTGGCAGGAAGACGGCGAAGATCGCAGTGTCACCTCGCCGCTGTCGTTGGTGATTTCTGCCTTTGCCCGGGTGGAAGATGTGCGTAACACGGTCACACCGCAATTGCGTACCGGGCAAGATAATGCGCTGCTATTGATCGACCTGGGCGCGGGAAATAAAGCGCTGGGTGCAACGGCGCTGGCGCAGGTCTATCGTCAATTAGGGCGCAAGACGGCAGATGTGCGTAGCCCAGAACAGTTGGCGGGGTTCTTTAATGCGATGCAGGAGTTGGTCGCCGCCAAGGCGCTTCTGGCCTACCATGACCGTTCAGACGGCGGCCTGCTGGTCACGCTGGCAGAAATGGCTTTTGCCGGCCATTGCGGCGTTACCGTCGATATCGCATCTCAAGGTGAAGATACGCTGGCGACGCTGTTTAATGAAGAGCTGGGTGCCGTGATCCAGATTACGGCTGAGCGCCGTGCCGAAGTGGAAGCGATTCTGGCGCTGCATGGTTTAGCAGACTGTGTACATTATCTCGGTTACGCTGAAGAAGGTTCGCGTTTCACTATCAACAAAGGGGCTGAAGCCGTCTATCAGGAAAGCCGGTCAACGCTACGTCGTTGGTGGGGGGAAACCAGCTGGCAGATGCAGCGTCTGCGTGATAACCCGCAGTGTGCCGATCAGGAACATATCGCCAGACAGGATGATAATGACCCCGGCCTGAACGTATCGCTGACCTTCGATCCACAGGAAGATGTTGCCGCGCCTTATATAGCCAAAAATAGTCGGCCAAAAGTGGCCGTCCTGCGTGAGCAGGGCGTTAACTCCCACGTAGAAATGGCGGCGGCATTCCACCGTGCGGGCTTTGACGCCATTGATATTCACATGAGTGATCTGCTGGAAAACCGCCGTAACTTGCAGGATTTCCAGGCGCTAGTGGCCTGTGGCGGCTTCTCTTATGGTGATGTGCTCGGTGCGGGTGAAGGATGGGCTAAATCCATTCTGTTTAATGCCCGCGTACGAGATGAATTTGCTGAATTCTTCCTGCGTCCTCAGACGTTGGCATTAGGGGTATGTAACGGTTGCCAGATGATGTCGAATTTGCGTGAGCTGATACCGGGCGCCGATCTCTGGCCGCGTTTCGTGCGTAACAAATCCGATCGTTTTGAGGCGCGTTTCAGTTTGGTCGAAGTGGAGAAAAGCCCGTCATTGTTTATGAACGATATGGCGGGGTCGCACATGCCTATCGTGGTTTCGCATGGCGAGGGCCGGGTTGAGGTCCGCGATGATGCGCATTTAGCTGCGCTTGAAGAACAGGGGTTGGTCGCACTTCGTTATATCAGCCACTATGGTCAGATAACCGAAAACTATCCGGCGAATCCAAATGGATCGCCAAACGGGATTACGGCCGTCACCAGCACCAACGGGCGTGTGACGATTATGATGCCGCATCCTGAGCGCGTATTTCGTACCGTGAGCCATTCCTGGCATCCTGAAGAATGGGGTGAAGATGGCCCATGGATGCGTATGTTCCGCAATGCGCGTCGACAACTGGGTTGA
- a CDS encoding sensor histidine kinase: MISLKRWRLFPRSLRQLVIMAFLLVLLPLLVLAYQAYQSLNMLSDQAAEINRTTLTDARRSEAMTSVALAMERSYRQYCVLDDRTLATLYQNQRKQYTQMLDAHAQVLPDPHYYQTLRQYLTQLSEIRCHNSNPEQTADDQLKGFSRANEQLVQVTRDVVFSRGQQLQQAISERGQFFGWQALLLFLVSVLLVMLFTRMIIGPVNGVERMINRLGEGRSLGNISTFKGPREIRTLAQRIIWLSERLSWLESQRHEFLRHISHELKTPLASLREGTELLADEVVGPLTADQKEVVGILDSSSRHLLQLIDQLLEYNRKLADTPIERERVEIEDVVDIVVSSHSLPARAKKMHTDVLLAADHCWAETTLLMRVIDNLYSNAVHYGKESGNIWIYSRLSGNRVQIDVANTGTPIPDAERILIFEPFYQGSHQRRGAVKGSGLGLSIARDCIRRLRGELSLIRVDYADVCFRIELPLLSENEETLRINR; the protein is encoded by the coding sequence ATAATTTCTTTGAAACGATGGCGTTTATTTCCGCGTTCCTTACGGCAATTAGTCATTATGGCGTTTTTGTTGGTGCTATTGCCGTTGTTAGTGCTCGCCTATCAGGCCTATCAAAGCCTGAATATGTTGAGCGACCAGGCCGCGGAGATCAACCGCACCACGCTGACGGATGCCCGCCGTAGTGAGGCGATGACCAGCGTTGCGCTGGCGATGGAGCGTAGCTATCGGCAATACTGCGTATTAGACGATCGCACGCTGGCGACGCTTTATCAGAACCAACGTAAACAGTATACGCAAATGCTGGACGCTCATGCGCAGGTGCTGCCCGATCCTCATTATTATCAAACTCTGCGACAATACCTGACGCAGCTAAGCGAAATACGCTGTCATAACAGCAACCCGGAACAAACGGCCGATGACCAGTTGAAAGGTTTTTCACGGGCGAACGAGCAACTGGTACAAGTGACACGCGATGTCGTTTTTTCCCGTGGACAACAGCTACAGCAGGCTATTTCCGAACGTGGCCAGTTCTTTGGCTGGCAGGCGTTACTGCTATTTTTGGTGAGTGTGCTGTTGGTGATGCTCTTTACACGGATGATCATTGGTCCGGTTAATGGCGTCGAGCGAATGATTAATCGTCTTGGCGAAGGCCGCTCTCTGGGCAATATCAGTACGTTTAAAGGGCCGCGAGAGATCCGGACGCTGGCGCAGCGCATTATCTGGCTGAGTGAACGACTGTCATGGCTGGAGTCGCAGCGACATGAGTTCTTGCGCCATATTTCCCATGAGTTAAAAACGCCGTTGGCGAGTTTGCGAGAAGGAACTGAACTGCTGGCGGATGAGGTCGTGGGGCCGCTGACCGCTGACCAGAAGGAAGTCGTTGGCATCCTCGATAGCAGTAGCCGCCATCTGTTGCAGTTGATCGATCAACTGCTGGAGTATAATCGTAAGCTGGCCGATACGCCTATAGAACGGGAACGTGTTGAAATAGAAGACGTCGTCGACATTGTCGTGTCGTCTCATAGCCTGCCAGCCCGCGCCAAAAAGATGCATACCGATGTGTTATTGGCCGCTGACCACTGTTGGGCCGAAACCACGCTGCTGATGCGTGTGATTGATAATCTCTATTCCAATGCGGTGCACTACGGCAAGGAATCCGGTAACATTTGGATTTACAGTCGTCTGAGTGGTAACCGCGTTCAGATCGATGTCGCCAACACTGGTACGCCCATCCCCGATGCTGAACGAATCCTGATCTTTGAGCCCTTTTATCAGGGCAGCCATCAGCGCCGTGGGGCGGTGAAAGGGAGTGGATTAGGGTTGAGCATAGCGCGTGATTGTATTCGTCGTCTACGCGGTGAGCTGAGTCTGATTCGTGTGGACTATGCTGATGTTTGTTTCCGCATTGAGTTGCCGTTACTTTCTGAAAATGAAGAAACGTTGAGAATCAACAGATAA